A DNA window from Micromonospora inyonensis contains the following coding sequences:
- a CDS encoding SWIM zinc finger family protein — translation MLRVPPGTDRTAPDRPDRRSPAGHRPIALRHRRRRRRVLAMFVSYRSPTVRPVPVDRWSTAQVLAVAPDPAAARTARSVSGAAKWSASGLTGEVLWGLCKGSGKNPYQVCVDLSGPAYRCSCPSRKFPCKHALGLLLLWAESGAGDAEAPDWVVEWQAGRAKRAARPPATTGPADPAAAAKRVEQRAARVAAGLDELRRWLDDQVDQGLAAAEQAGPAPFQTVAARLVDAQAPAVAGTLRRAGRTAGIGAHWADRLLGELGLIRLLVTAHDRLDALPDDLAATVRSRVGYPVATDEVLATPPVRDRWQVLGQVDSADDKVTTRRIWLRGAGTGRFALVLAFAAPGQTFPADLVPGTEVDADLCFYPGSRPLRALVATRHGAPVPLAAPTGAVDLRIALAEYSAGLAADPWRESVPVLLAGVVPTREGHLVDQTGDALPLLAGHDQPWWLLAGAGGQPVDLAAELGPAGLRPLAAWSDGHYLTAAAGVPVGPDGHTAELPTELLSAALVGTARRPWDGALAVGGQPLGAGGEGAAGVLEAAAVALTYRRAGITPSTGLGPVPAAPAESAPPLPAAATVRLRTLLTDGGAPGGSQIQQELLDEWLRLADRHGGLVPADTLPALLDVGRRHRALRPLLARLGGRRGRWLAGLRSEWGYLLYEALDLTVPMAGQVGSDDWETGTAGQRLTYLTRLRSRDPDAARELLAAGFAAESAPDRARFVEALEVGPSPADDTFLDGVLDDRRKEVRQAAVALLRRLPGSGLRRRMAERATACVRLAPGGTELTVEPPRECDPAMRRDGVDPQPPRGTGVGAWLLEEVVAGTPLATWTTAFARNPAEVVALAATDDWGPVLHRGWARAAAEERAADWADVLVTVSRQAGRQRRDRLPDHLLWPLHEVLPADRLGDLVADALRTDSGRATRLLGMLSHDWSPELSGAVADAVGVWSRAKGQNGWYLSELCRMAGTAATPALADRFHRLTDELARDGVDPGRVRAVGQLAAVLAFRSDMHKEFR, via the coding sequence ATGCTCCGCGTGCCGCCCGGCACCGACCGGACCGCGCCGGACCGGCCGGACCGGCGCTCACCTGCGGGTCACCGCCCGATCGCCCTGCGCCACCGCCGCCGTCGCCGACGGGTGCTGGCGATGTTCGTGTCGTACAGGTCTCCTACAGTGCGCCCCGTGCCAGTTGATCGTTGGTCCACCGCGCAGGTCCTCGCCGTCGCGCCCGACCCCGCCGCCGCCCGCACCGCCCGCAGTGTCAGCGGTGCCGCCAAGTGGTCGGCGTCCGGCCTGACCGGCGAGGTGCTCTGGGGGCTGTGCAAGGGCAGCGGGAAGAACCCGTACCAGGTCTGCGTCGACCTGTCCGGGCCCGCGTACCGCTGCTCCTGCCCGAGCCGCAAGTTCCCCTGCAAACACGCCCTGGGTCTGCTGCTGCTCTGGGCCGAGTCCGGGGCCGGCGACGCCGAGGCCCCGGACTGGGTCGTCGAGTGGCAGGCCGGGCGGGCGAAACGCGCCGCGAGGCCGCCGGCCACCACCGGCCCGGCGGACCCGGCCGCCGCCGCGAAGCGGGTCGAGCAGCGCGCCGCCCGCGTGGCCGCCGGCCTGGACGAACTGCGGCGGTGGCTGGACGACCAGGTGGACCAGGGGCTCGCCGCGGCCGAGCAGGCCGGACCGGCTCCGTTCCAGACGGTGGCCGCGCGGCTGGTCGACGCGCAGGCCCCGGCGGTGGCCGGCACACTGCGCCGGGCGGGTCGCACGGCCGGCATCGGCGCGCACTGGGCCGACCGACTGCTCGGCGAACTCGGCCTGATCCGGCTGCTGGTCACCGCCCACGACCGGCTCGACGCGCTCCCGGACGACCTGGCGGCCACCGTCCGGTCCCGGGTCGGCTACCCGGTCGCCACCGACGAGGTGCTCGCCACCCCGCCGGTGCGGGACCGGTGGCAGGTCCTCGGGCAGGTCGACTCCGCCGACGACAAGGTCACCACCCGCCGGATCTGGCTGCGCGGGGCGGGCACCGGCCGGTTCGCGCTGGTGCTGGCGTTCGCCGCACCCGGGCAGACGTTCCCCGCCGACCTGGTGCCCGGCACCGAGGTCGACGCGGACCTGTGCTTCTACCCGGGCTCCCGGCCCCTGCGGGCGCTGGTCGCCACCCGGCACGGCGCCCCGGTGCCGCTGGCCGCCCCGACCGGTGCCGTCGACCTCCGCATCGCCCTGGCCGAATACTCGGCCGGGCTCGCCGCCGACCCCTGGCGGGAGTCCGTGCCGGTGCTGCTCGCCGGGGTCGTCCCCACCCGGGAGGGTCACCTCGTCGACCAGACCGGGGACGCGTTGCCGCTGCTCGCCGGGCACGACCAGCCGTGGTGGCTGCTCGCCGGAGCCGGCGGCCAGCCGGTCGATCTCGCCGCCGAGCTCGGCCCGGCCGGACTGCGACCGCTGGCCGCCTGGTCCGACGGGCACTACCTGACCGCTGCGGCGGGCGTACCGGTCGGCCCGGACGGGCACACCGCCGAACTCCCCACCGAGTTGCTCTCCGCCGCGCTGGTCGGCACCGCCCGCCGCCCCTGGGACGGAGCGCTGGCGGTGGGCGGTCAGCCCCTCGGCGCGGGCGGGGAGGGCGCGGCCGGCGTCCTGGAGGCCGCGGCGGTGGCCCTGACGTACCGGCGGGCCGGGATCACCCCGTCGACCGGGCTCGGACCGGTGCCCGCCGCGCCCGCCGAGTCGGCTCCGCCCCTGCCCGCCGCGGCGACCGTCCGGCTGCGCACGCTGCTCACCGACGGCGGTGCGCCCGGCGGCAGCCAGATCCAGCAGGAACTGCTCGACGAATGGCTACGCCTGGCCGACCGGCACGGTGGGCTGGTCCCGGCCGACACCCTGCCGGCCCTGCTGGACGTCGGCCGACGTCACCGGGCGCTGCGCCCCCTGCTCGCCCGGCTCGGTGGCCGTCGGGGACGGTGGCTGGCCGGTCTCCGCTCGGAGTGGGGCTACCTGCTCTACGAGGCTCTCGACCTCACCGTTCCCATGGCCGGGCAGGTCGGCAGCGACGACTGGGAGACCGGCACCGCCGGGCAGCGGCTCACGTACCTGACCCGCCTGCGGTCGCGCGACCCGGACGCGGCACGCGAGCTGCTGGCGGCCGGGTTCGCCGCGGAGAGCGCCCCCGACCGGGCCCGGTTCGTCGAGGCACTCGAGGTGGGGCCCTCCCCCGCCGACGACACCTTCCTCGACGGTGTGCTGGACGACCGGCGCAAGGAGGTCCGGCAGGCCGCCGTCGCCCTGCTGCGCCGGCTGCCCGGGTCCGGGCTGCGCCGACGGATGGCCGAACGGGCCACGGCCTGCGTCCGCCTGGCCCCGGGCGGGACGGAGCTGACGGTCGAGCCACCGCGCGAATGCGACCCGGCGATGCGGCGGGACGGGGTGGACCCGCAGCCGCCACGCGGGACGGGAGTGGGAGCCTGGCTGCTCGAAGAGGTGGTCGCCGGGACACCGCTGGCCACCTGGACCACCGCGTTCGCCCGGAATCCGGCCGAGGTCGTGGCGCTGGCCGCCACCGACGACTGGGGTCCGGTGCTGCACCGGGGCTGGGCGCGGGCCGCCGCCGAGGAGCGGGCCGCCGACTGGGCCGACGTCCTGGTCACCGTCTCCCGGCAGGCCGGTCGGCAACGCCGGGACAGGCTGCCGGACCACCTGCTCTGGCCGCTCCACGAGGTGCTGCCCGCCGACCGTCTCGGTGATCTGGTCGCCGACGCCCTGCGCACCGATTCGGGCCGGGCGACCCGCCTGCTGGGCATGCTCTCCCACGACTGGTCCCCCGAACTCTCCGGCGCGGTCGCCGACGCCGTCGGGGTCTGGTCCCGCGCGAAGGGGCAGAACGGCTGGTACCTCTCCGAACTCTGTCGGATGGCCGGCACCGCCGCGACGCCCGCCCTGGCCGACCGGTTCCACCGCCTCACCGACGAGCTCGCCCGGGACGGTGTCGACCCCGGCCGGGTCCGTGCCGTCGGGCAGCTGGCCGCCGTCCTCGCCTTCCGTTCCGACATGCACAAGGAGTTCCGATGA
- a CDS encoding ATP-binding protein, translating into MTALRPHAEQQYADELAELAAADDRPRPPGWRLSPQAVVTYLLGDGAKITPKYVGPRRLMEIAVATLATDRALLLLGVPGTAKTWVSEHLAAAISGDSTLLVQGTAGTAEEAIRYGWNYARLLAEGPSPAALVPSPVMRAMETGAIARVEELTRVPSDVQDTLITILSEKTLPVPELTSEVQAQRGFNIIATANDRDRGVNELSSALRRRFNTVVLPVPASAEEEVDIVTRRVAQLGRSLDLPEVPAAVEEIRRVVTIFRELRTGLTEDGRTKLKSPTGTLSTAEAISVLTNGLALAAHFGDGVLRPGDVAAGIVGAVIKDPVSDAVVWREYLETVVREREEWRPFYRAARDA; encoded by the coding sequence ATGACCGCGCTACGTCCGCACGCCGAGCAGCAGTACGCCGACGAGCTGGCCGAGCTGGCCGCCGCCGACGACCGGCCCCGCCCGCCGGGCTGGCGGCTCTCCCCACAGGCCGTGGTGACCTACCTGCTCGGCGACGGCGCCAAGATCACGCCGAAGTACGTCGGGCCGCGCCGGCTGATGGAGATCGCGGTGGCGACCCTCGCCACCGACCGCGCGCTGCTGCTGCTCGGGGTGCCCGGCACCGCGAAGACCTGGGTCTCCGAGCACCTGGCCGCGGCGATCAGCGGTGACTCCACGCTGCTGGTGCAGGGCACCGCGGGCACCGCCGAGGAGGCGATCCGGTACGGCTGGAACTACGCCCGGCTGCTCGCCGAGGGTCCGTCCCCGGCCGCGCTGGTGCCGAGCCCGGTGATGCGGGCGATGGAGACCGGCGCCATCGCCCGGGTCGAGGAGCTGACCCGGGTCCCGTCCGACGTGCAGGACACGCTCATCACCATCCTGTCCGAGAAGACCCTGCCGGTGCCGGAGCTGACCAGCGAGGTGCAGGCCCAGCGCGGTTTCAACATCATCGCCACCGCCAACGACCGGGACCGGGGCGTCAACGAGCTGTCCAGCGCGCTACGTCGCCGGTTCAACACGGTGGTGCTGCCGGTGCCGGCCTCCGCCGAGGAGGAGGTGGACATCGTCACCCGACGGGTGGCGCAGCTCGGCCGCTCGCTCGACCTGCCGGAGGTGCCGGCCGCCGTCGAGGAGATCCGCCGGGTCGTGACGATCTTCCGAGAACTGCGGACCGGGCTGACCGAGGACGGCCGGACCAAGCTCAAGTCCCCCACCGGCACCCTCTCCACCGCCGAGGCGATCTCGGTGCTCACCAACGGGCTGGCCCTGGCGGCGCACTTCGGCGACGGCGTGCTGCGGCCGGGCGACGTGGCCGCCGGCATCGTCGGGGCGGTCATCAAGGACCCGGTCTCCGACGCCGTGGTGTGGCGGGAGTACCTGGAGACGGTGGTCCGCGAGCGCGAGGAGTGGCGCCCCTTCTACCGCGCCGCCCGCGATGCCTGA